A portion of the Natronococcus sp. AD-5 genome contains these proteins:
- a CDS encoding GH32 C-terminal domain-containing protein, which translates to MSDLAELVGFFVDGSVVELFANERHCLTTRIFPTREDSDGVSIYAADGTAVLDELEVWTLGSAWPSAEMEAERSFRR; encoded by the coding sequence ATGAGTGATCTCGCGGAGCTCGTCGGATTCTTCGTCGACGGCTCGGTCGTCGAACTCTTCGCGAACGAGCGCCACTGCCTGACGACCCGGATCTTCCCGACGCGCGAGGATAGCGACGGCGTATCGATCTACGCGGCCGACGGGACGGCCGTTCTCGACGAACTCGAAGTCTGGACGCTCGGCTCCGCCTGGCCGTCGGCGGAGATGGAAGCGGAACGGTCGTTCCGTCGGTAA